The Anabaena sp. PCC 7108 region AGTCATGTACGGCATCTGGCAAGAAGACTTACTGGTAGTCAATGCCAATTTGCTAGTTTGGCGCGGACGGACAAGACTGATACTCTACCTGTTGGGGCCAAATGAAAGCCTGATTCCTGAATATCTGGGCAACAAAATTGCTGAAGGAGTGCGACAGAGGTTACTTGGTCGATGAGTAGAGCAAATTCAAATTCAGAATTTTGAATTTTGAAGAATTACTCTTTACCTATCCGTATTTAGTCGCGCCCGCTCTTAAGGGTACGATATAGGTATGGCAACAATAGAAATCCTAGGCGTTCCACACGCATACGAGCTAACGGCTCCCACCTCTTGCCCCCATGCTTTAGTCTTTATCCACGGTTGGCTAAATAGTCGTGGATACTGGCAACCTGTGATTTCTCGCCTATCAGTTGATTTGCAATGCTTGTCTTATGATTTGCGAGGGTTTGGTGAATCTTCGTCTCAGGCGAAATTAGATTTTAATCGAGCAGAAACTGATTTGAACCTGAATTCCACAGATCCTAGTGTGGTTAGTTCTCCCTTCGATTTTTTATATTCGCCTTCTGCTTATGCTCAGGATTTAGCCGTTCTCTTGGCACAACTGAATATTTCCAGTGTTTGGCTAATTGGTCATTCTCTAGGAGGTACTATTGCCCTGTGGACGGCGGCTCAACTACCTGATTGTGTCCAGGGAGTCATTTGTATTAATGCTGGTGGTGGGATTTATCTTAAAGAGGCATTTGAGCAGTTCCGGTCTGCTGGTCAGAAATTCTTACAAGTTCGCCCACGTTGGCTTTCCCAAGTTCCTTTGATTGATTTGCTGTTTACGAGAGCGAGTGTAGCACGTCCTTTGGAGCGCATTTGGGCGAGACAACGGGTAATTGATTTTCTTGTGGCTGACCCAGAAGCTTCTTTGGGAACACTTTTAGAATCTACTACTGAAGAAGAAGTTAACCGATTACCACAGCTAGTGTCACAACTAAAACAGCCAGTTTATTTTTTAGCTGGTGCTGATGATAAGGTAATAGAACCTAAGTATGTACGTCATTTAGCGAGTTTTCATCCACTTTTTCAATCCGTTGGCGATAATGTCATTGAAATCCCTGATTGTGGACACCTGGCGATGTTAGAGCAGCCGGATACAGTTGCTCGTCACATTCGGTCATTGGTGACAGGGAATAGGGAATAAATAGGCAGGGGGCAGGGTGCAGGGGGCAGGGAGACAGAGGGTTTTACTCTACTGAATTGCTGATCAAATCAAACAAACTCTCCGCGTCCCACCGTCTCCGCGTCCCACCGTCTCCGCGTCTTCCCCTCCCCGCGTCTCTCCATCTCCCCATCTCCCCATCTCCCCATCTCCCCATCTCCGCGTCCCCGCGTCTCCCCATCACCGCGTCTTCTTTCATTGCCATTAATGTCCATATAAATTCATAACTTGGCTTAGGGGTAGACGAGAATGAACCCCTAATGTCAGGGCAGAGGTGTGATCACGGGATAGATGATCCGATGCCGCGCATCCTATCATGGCCGCGTTGTCAGTACAGTATTTTAAGGGGGGGAAAAGCACGCGGATATTATGCTGGGCAGCAGCAGCTTGTAAGTATTTTCTCAGCCCGCTATTAGCTGCCACACCACCACCCACAGCAATTGTATTTAGACCATAGTCACGGGCGCAGGCGATCGCTCTTTTGGTTAGCGATCGCGCTATAGTTTCCTGAAAGCTGGCCGCTACATCTGCCAATGGTACTTGCTCACCGTTTTTCTCTAACTGCTGTACTACACGCAGTACCGCTGTTTTTAATCCACTAAAACTCCCATCATAGGGATGATAACCGCCACCTGGGAGAGAAATTTTCCCTTCTGGTAGTGCAAATGCTTGGGGATTTCCTGTTTGTGCGAGTTTGTCAATTACTGGACCGCCTGGATAACCCAGCTTTAACAACCTTGCCACTTTATCAAAAGCTTCACCCGCAGCATCATCACGGGTTTCTCCCAGGGTTTCGTAATTACCACAATCCTTTACATAAATCAAGCTTGTATGTCCGCCTGAAACGAGTAAGCTAAGAAATGGGGGGTCTAAAGTTGACTCACTCAAGTAAGTCGCGTAAATATGGCCTTCGAGATGATGAACCCCCAAAAAAGGTTTTTTATGTACCATTGCCAAGGTTTTGGCAGCTGTTAAACCCACCAACAGCGCTCCTACTAGACCAGGCGCACAAGTGGCAGCGATGCCATCAATTTGCCCCCAATCTCTATGGCTTTGCTCCATTGCTTGCGCTATTTCTTGATTGAGCGTTTCTAAATGCTGGCGGGATGCTACCTCTGGTACAACTCCACCATACTGTTGATGGACGGGAATTTGCGAGGCTATGATACTGCTGTAGACCTGACGATTGTTTACAATTGCGACGGCAGTTTCATCACAACTGGTTTCGATTGCTAAAACGGTTGGCATAGGGACTGGGGATTAGGGAGTGGTGAAAAGTAATATATTTTAACTCTTGCCTGTTGCCTGTTCCCTATCTTTTCGTTGAGAAGCTTTAACTTTTATTTACTTAAACTTTACTCGGTTCCCGGCCAAGAGTATGATGACTTGCTAGTTATCCAAATTAAACACTGTACAAGCCGCTTCGTTTTGTACAAAGAACTTCTTGTTTTGTAATAAAAGGAAACAACTCTATGCGACGATTGTTTGCTTTGATTTTAGCGATTGGTCTGTGGTTCAATTTTGCTCCTCAAGCTCAAGCCTTAGGAGCTAACCTTGTACCTTGCAAAGACTCTCCCGCATTTCAAGCACTAGCACAAAATGCCCGTAACACCACTGCTGACCCTGAATCAGGGAAAAAGCGGTTTGAGCGCTATTCTCAAGCTCTGTGTGGACCAGAAGGTTATCCTCACTTGATTGTTGATGGTCGCCTTGATCGTGCTGGGGACTTTTTGATCCCCAGTATCCTGTTCCTCTATATTGCTGGTTGGATAGGTTGGGTTGGTCGCGCTTATTTGCAAGCGGTCAGCAAGGGATCTGATTCTGAACAAAAGGAAATTCAAATCGATCTTGGTATCGCCCTACCCATTATTTCTTCAGGCTTTGCTTGGCCTGCAGCTGCACTTAAAGAATTTCTCTCAGGTGAATTAACAGCTAAGGATTCAGAAATTACTGTTTCTCCCCGCTAATTCATCTGTACTCATTCACTTGTTTTGGAGACTAAATTCATGGCTGAAAAAAGCGATCAATCCACATATTTCGTTAAGTTTCTGTCTACAGCACCTGTAGCAGCAACAATCTGGTTGACAATCACAGCAGGCATTTTGATTGAATTTAACCGCTTTTTCCCTGACTTACTTTTCCACCCACTACCATAGGGTGAAAATGTGATTCCAATCAGTAAACAGTTAATCGTAAACACTCTGCTAACTGAATAACTGTTTACTGAGAACTCAAATAAATGCCAAGATTCTCATTTAGAGGCAACATAAAATATGGCACAAGCAGTAAATGCATCAAAAAATCTCCCTAGTGATCCTAGAAACCGGGAGACAGTTAGACCTGCTGGACGTGATCCACAGGATGGCAATCTAGAAACCCCAATTAATTCTTCTCCTTTGGTGAAGTGGTTTATCGGCAATTTGCCTGCTTATCGTCTAGGTCTCACTCCTTTTAGACGGGGACTAGAAGTTGGCATGGCTCATGGTTACTTGCTGTTTGGTCCATTTGCTAAATTGGGTCCACTGCGGGATGCACCTAATGCTAATTTAGCGGGTTTATTGGGCAGTATTGGCTTGGTTGTGATTCTCACCGCCTGCCTCTCTTTGTATGCTAATAGCAATCCAGCAAAAGCACTTGCAAGCGTGACTGTACCTAATCCTCCTGTCGATGCTTTTAACTCCAAGGAAAGCTGGAATAACTTTGCTAGTTCTTTCTTGATTGGTGGTATTGGTGGTGCGGTAGTTGCTTACTTTTTAACTGGCAATTTGGGCATCATTCAAGGTCTAGTCGGTTAGTTTGATTTCTGAATTATGGGTAATAGGTAATTAGTTATTTTTTGCTTCGACCTATTACCCATAACTAAAATAAATCAGCCAAAAGAAATCACACTATGTTAAGTAAAATAACAAATATTGAAATTAGCTCGTAATGAGGGCTTTAGACCTCAAACTATAGCTGTTCACGAAGCATTCCCCCAGGGTAGCCCTCACTGCAAACCTTTCGTTATTTACATTGCTATACTTGGATTTGTTGTTAAACTGCTAATTATCCAAATAATACCGTTTCAATTTCATTGACAGCGGTTTCAAAATCGTTGTTGACGATTTGAATATCAAATTCATCTGCGGCTATAATTTCCGTTTGGGCGCGGTGCAGACGACGAGCTATAGCTTCTTCCGAATCTTGGCCTCGTCCCCGTATCCGTTTCTCCAATTCTGAAAATGTTGGTGGCAGAATAAAAATGCTGAGGGCGCTAGGAAAGGAAGCACGAATTTGTCTTGCCCCTTCTAGCTCAATTTCTAGAACTACCAACTTACCAGAATGAATGTGGTCAAGCACATTTGCACGAGGAGTACCGTAATAGTTACCCGCAAATTCTGCCCATTCTAAGAATTCCCCTTGAGCAACTAATTGTTCAAACTTACTACGGCTAATAAAGTAATAGTTTTTGCCATTGGTTTCTCCAGGGCGTGGAGAACGAGTCGTTATAGATACTGAATAATACAGTTCTGGATGACGCTGGAGGAGCGTTTGCATTAAAGTACCTTTGCCGACTCCACTAGGACCTGTCAAAACAATCAGCTTGCCCAGAGGTTGGCATTCTTTCGTAGTAGCACCACTATTTATCGGTAAAACTTGCATTATCCGTTCAACTTGTGAATTAATCAATAGATGTTATTTACGAGTCTTATGTTAGTTGCGAGGGCAAACTGGTATAAGAAATTTGTAGCACTGGTGACAGAAGATTTTTCTAATTCACATGGTACGG contains the following coding sequences:
- a CDS encoding alpha/beta fold hydrolase, whose amino-acid sequence is MATIEILGVPHAYELTAPTSCPHALVFIHGWLNSRGYWQPVISRLSVDLQCLSYDLRGFGESSSQAKLDFNRAETDLNLNSTDPSVVSSPFDFLYSPSAYAQDLAVLLAQLNISSVWLIGHSLGGTIALWTAAQLPDCVQGVICINAGGGIYLKEAFEQFRSAGQKFLQVRPRWLSQVPLIDLLFTRASVARPLERIWARQRVIDFLVADPEASLGTLLESTTEEEVNRLPQLVSQLKQPVYFLAGADDKVIEPKYVRHLASFHPLFQSVGDNVIEIPDCGHLAMLEQPDTVARHIRSLVTGNRE
- the tsaD gene encoding tRNA (adenosine(37)-N6)-threonylcarbamoyltransferase complex transferase subunit TsaD — protein: MPTVLAIETSCDETAVAIVNNRQVYSSIIASQIPVHQQYGGVVPEVASRQHLETLNQEIAQAMEQSHRDWGQIDGIAATCAPGLVGALLVGLTAAKTLAMVHKKPFLGVHHLEGHIYATYLSESTLDPPFLSLLVSGGHTSLIYVKDCGNYETLGETRDDAAGEAFDKVARLLKLGYPGGPVIDKLAQTGNPQAFALPEGKISLPGGGYHPYDGSFSGLKTAVLRVVQQLEKNGEQVPLADVAASFQETIARSLTKRAIACARDYGLNTIAVGGGVAANSGLRKYLQAAAAQHNIRVLFPPLKYCTDNAAMIGCAASDHLSRDHTSALTLGVHSRLPLSQVMNLYGH
- a CDS encoding photosystem I reaction center subunit III; the encoded protein is MRRLFALILAIGLWFNFAPQAQALGANLVPCKDSPAFQALAQNARNTTADPESGKKRFERYSQALCGPEGYPHLIVDGRLDRAGDFLIPSILFLYIAGWIGWVGRAYLQAVSKGSDSEQKEIQIDLGIALPIISSGFAWPAAALKEFLSGELTAKDSEITVSPR
- the psaJ gene encoding photosystem I reaction center subunit IX — protein: MAEKSDQSTYFVKFLSTAPVAATIWLTITAGILIEFNRFFPDLLFHPLP
- a CDS encoding photosystem I reaction center protein subunit XI codes for the protein MAQAVNASKNLPSDPRNRETVRPAGRDPQDGNLETPINSSPLVKWFIGNLPAYRLGLTPFRRGLEVGMAHGYLLFGPFAKLGPLRDAPNANLAGLLGSIGLVVILTACLSLYANSNPAKALASVTVPNPPVDAFNSKESWNNFASSFLIGGIGGAVVAYFLTGNLGIIQGLVG
- the gmk gene encoding guanylate kinase: MQVLPINSGATTKECQPLGKLIVLTGPSGVGKGTLMQTLLQRHPELYYSVSITTRSPRPGETNGKNYYFISRSKFEQLVAQGEFLEWAEFAGNYYGTPRANVLDHIHSGKLVVLEIELEGARQIRASFPSALSIFILPPTFSELEKRIRGRGQDSEEAIARRLHRAQTEIIAADEFDIQIVNNDFETAVNEIETVLFG